A genomic region of Ficedula albicollis isolate OC2 chromosome 12, FicAlb1.5, whole genome shotgun sequence contains the following coding sequences:
- the AMIGO3 gene encoding amphoterin-induced protein 3, with protein sequence MLGRAKPEWGKRRETAADFFSRLTELCRRAVESFLPATMSSPVPGDPLWPRVAKLLLLLLQLSAPRASPQPHRCPAACICTSDLLSCSRQTLQRVPQALPPTTTTLDLSHNALTQLHDRWLAALPHLETLHISHNQIRDLPPRAFHNASFLRHLDMSSNHLHAVERHYFEALVSLEELLLYNNRITRVDENAFAKLSSLRKVYLSWNNLTTFPFHAVQGLGIYNLRTLDLSSNNLSSIPVEVLAALPENIGNGLYLHNNPIRCSCPLYLMLQRWNQRGFSSVKDFSEEHTCKVSDNVPRSLIKFLKHSRMFENCSASAEDAHLSHLEVTVGQPILLTCNTSNTSNTSLPHAAATYMWITPQHEPIRHPGNSNRSLEVYGNGSLRIAAAKPWLSGVYVGLAMNSPYNFSRMCEFNVTILYPKAAGETFSTGLTTLLGCIVSLVLVIIYLYLTPCRCLGCCRKPAPLSPPQECSAQSSILSTTPPATDAPNRKASANKHVVFLEPIRETQNGKIRLALGEDFPDPKHPKVLQLKSDSESISSVFSDTPIVS encoded by the coding sequence ATGCTTGGTAGAGCCAAGCCAGAGTGGGGGAAGAGACGAGAGACGGCGGCAGATTTTTTCTCGCGTCTCACCGAGCTGTGCCGCCGGGCTGTAGAGAGTTTCCTGCCCGCCACAATGTCCTCACCGGTGCCCGGGGACCCGCTCTGGCCGCGGGTGGCgaagctgttgctgttgctgctccagctgagcgCCCCGCGAGCCTCCCCGCAGCCTCACCGCTGCCCCGCCGCCTGCATCTGCACCTCCgacctgctgagctgcagccgGCAGACACTGCAGCGGGTGCCCCAGGCACTGCCGCCCACCACCACCACGCTGGACCTCAGCCACAATGCCCTCACCCAGCTCCACGACCGCTGGCTGGCCGCCCTCCCGCACCTCGAGACCCTGCACATCAGCCACAACCAGATTCGGGACCTTCCTCCGCGGGCTTTCCACAATGCCTCCTTCCTGCGGCACCTGGACATGTCCTCCAACCACCTGCACGCCGTGGAGAGGCACTACTTCGAGGCGCTGGtgagcctggaggagctgctgctctacAACAACCGCATCACACGCGTGGACGAAAACGCTTTTGCCAAGCTGAGCAGTCTGCGGAAAGTCTACCTGAGCTGGAACAACCTGACCACCTTCCCCTTCCACGCggtgcaggggctgggaatCTACAACCTCCGCACGCTGGACCTCTCCTCCAACAACCTGAGCAGCATCCCCGtggaggtgctggcagctctgcccgAAAACATCGGCAATGGCCTGTACCTGCACAACAACCCCATCAGGTGCAGCTGCCCTCTCTACCTGATGCTTCAGCGCTGGAATCAGCGAGGTTTCAGCTCtgtgaaagatttttctgaGGAACACACCTGCAAGGTGTCTGATAACGTGCCCCGGTCCCTGATCAAGTTCCTCAAACACAGCCGCATGTTTGAAAACTGCTCGGCGAGCGCTGAAGATGCGCACCTCTCGCACCTGGAGGTGACGGTGggccagcccatcctgctcacCTGTAacaccagtaacaccagtaaCACCAGCCTGCCCCACGCAGCCGCCACCTACATGTGGATCACCCCTCAGCACGAGCCCATCCGACACCCAGGGAACAGCAATCGCTCCCTGGAGGTCTATGGCAATGGCAGCCTGAGGATCGCCGCAGCCAAGCCCTGGCTCTCGGGGGTCTACGTAGGCTTGGCCATGAACAGCCCCTACAACTTCAGCAGGATGTGCGAGTTCAACGTGACCATCCTCTACCCCAAGGCAGCTGGGGAGACCTTCAGCACTGGCCTCACGACCCTGCTGGGCTGCATTGTGAGCCTGGTGCTGGTGATCATCTACTTGTACCTCACACCGTGCcgctgcctgggctgctgcaggaagccaGCCCCGCTGAGCCCCCCGCAGGAGTGCAGCGCCCAGTCCTCCATCCTCAGCACCACTCCCCCCGCCACCGACGCGCCAAACCGCAAGGCCAGCGCCAACAAACACGTTGTGTTCCTCGAGCCCATCAGGGAGACGCAGAACGGCAAGATCCGCCTGGCCCTCGGCGAGGACTTCCCCGACCCCAAGCATCCCAAGGTCCTGCAGCTCAAGTCAGACTCAGAGTCCATCAGCTCTGTCTTTTCTGATACCCCCATTGTGTCATAG
- the GMPPB gene encoding mannose-1-phosphate guanyltransferase beta isoform X2 — translation MSDALEAAMREQEQRLGIRISMSHEKEPLGTAGPLALARDLLAEDGEPFFVLNSDVICEFPFAALARFHRQHGGEGSLVVTRVEEPAKYGVVVCEADTGRICRFVEKPRVFVSNKINAGLYIFSPGILQRIQLRPTSIEKEIFPAMAQDGQLYAMELQGFWMDIGQPKDFLTGMCMYLQALRAQHPEKLHSGPGVVGNVLVDPSAKIGANCVIGPNVTIGAGVVVEDGVRIKRCTVLEGARIRSHSWLESCIVGWSCSVGQWVRMENVTVLGEDVIVNDELYLNGANVLPHKSIAESVPEPRIIM, via the exons ATGTCGGACGCGCTGGAGGCCGCCATGCGGGAGCAGGAACAACGG CTCGGCATCCGCATTTCCATGTCCCACGAGAAGGAGCCGCTAGGCACAG CGGGGCCTCTGGCGCTGGCGCGGGACCTGCTGGCCGAGGACGGGGAGCCCTTCTTTGTCCTCAACAGCGACGTGATCTGCGAGTTCCCCTTCGCGGCGCTGGCCCGCTTCCACCGGCAGCACGGCGGCGAGGGCTCTCTGGTGGTGACCCGCGTGGAGGAGCCGGCCAAGTACGGCGTGGTGGTGTGCGAGGCTGACACCGGCCGCATCTGCCGCTTCGTGGAGAAGCCGCGCGTCTTTGTGTCCAACAAGATCAACGCTGGGCTCTACATATTTAGCCCCGGCATCTTGCAACGCATCCAG CTGCGCCCCACCTCCATCGAGAAGGAGATCTtcccagccatggcacaggatgggcagcTCTACGCCATGGAGCTACAGG GCTTCTGGATGGACATTGGGCAGCCAAAGGACTTCCTTACAGGCATGTGCATGTACCTGCAGGCACTGCGGGCTCAGCACCCCGAGAAGCTGCACTCAGGGCCGGGTGTCGTAGGCAATGTGCTGGTG GACCCCAGTGCCAAGATTGGGGCAAACTGCGTCATCGGCCCCAACGTGACGATCGGGGCCGGCGTGGTGGTGGAGGATGGGGTGCGCATCAAGCGCTGCACTGTGCTGGAAGGGGCCCGCATCCGCTCCCATTCCTGGCTGGAGTCCTGCATcgtgggctggagctgctccgTGGGGCAGTGG GTGCGCATGGAGAACGTGACTGTGCTGGGCGAGGACGTCATCGTCAACGACGAGCTCTACCTCAACGGGGCCAATGTGCTGCCACACAAATCCATCGCCGAGTCCGTGCCAGAGCCACGCATCATCATGTAG
- the GMPPB gene encoding mannose-1-phosphate guanyltransferase beta isoform X1, whose protein sequence is MGEVWGQEGGCWGDTPGWIRHGYAGREAPCAFGCVWMGRAGSSRGTGRGMPGWTRAGPGTAGRVKIRRDWGLGRDAGTGRGGASRTRALGSPRPCGVAHGRAAGPLALARDLLAEDGEPFFVLNSDVICEFPFAALARFHRQHGGEGSLVVTRVEEPAKYGVVVCEADTGRICRFVEKPRVFVSNKINAGLYIFSPGILQRIQLRPTSIEKEIFPAMAQDGQLYAMELQGFWMDIGQPKDFLTGMCMYLQALRAQHPEKLHSGPGVVGNVLVDPSAKIGANCVIGPNVTIGAGVVVEDGVRIKRCTVLEGARIRSHSWLESCIVGWSCSVGQWVRMENVTVLGEDVIVNDELYLNGANVLPHKSIAESVPEPRIIM, encoded by the exons ATGGGGGAAGtctggggacaggagggtgggtgctggggggaTACACCGGGATGGATACGGCACGGCTACGCTGGGAGGGAGGCACCGTGCGCATTCGGGTGCGTATGGATGGGTAGGGCCGGGAGCAGCAGGGGAACCGGGAGGGGTATGCCAGGGTGGACACGAGCAGGACCAGGGACAGCGGGCCGGGTGAAGATCCGGAGGGACTGGGGCCTTGGGAGGGATGCTGGGACCGGCAGAGGTGGGGCCAGCAGGACTCGGGCTCTGGGCTCGCCGCGTCCCTGCGGCGTCGCTCACGGCCGCGCAGCGGGGCCTCTGGCGCTGGCGCGGGACCTGCTGGCCGAGGACGGGGAGCCCTTCTTTGTCCTCAACAGCGACGTGATCTGCGAGTTCCCCTTCGCGGCGCTGGCCCGCTTCCACCGGCAGCACGGCGGCGAGGGCTCTCTGGTGGTGACCCGCGTGGAGGAGCCGGCCAAGTACGGCGTGGTGGTGTGCGAGGCTGACACCGGCCGCATCTGCCGCTTCGTGGAGAAGCCGCGCGTCTTTGTGTCCAACAAGATCAACGCTGGGCTCTACATATTTAGCCCCGGCATCTTGCAACGCATCCAG CTGCGCCCCACCTCCATCGAGAAGGAGATCTtcccagccatggcacaggatgggcagcTCTACGCCATGGAGCTACAGG GCTTCTGGATGGACATTGGGCAGCCAAAGGACTTCCTTACAGGCATGTGCATGTACCTGCAGGCACTGCGGGCTCAGCACCCCGAGAAGCTGCACTCAGGGCCGGGTGTCGTAGGCAATGTGCTGGTG GACCCCAGTGCCAAGATTGGGGCAAACTGCGTCATCGGCCCCAACGTGACGATCGGGGCCGGCGTGGTGGTGGAGGATGGGGTGCGCATCAAGCGCTGCACTGTGCTGGAAGGGGCCCGCATCCGCTCCCATTCCTGGCTGGAGTCCTGCATcgtgggctggagctgctccgTGGGGCAGTGG GTGCGCATGGAGAACGTGACTGTGCTGGGCGAGGACGTCATCGTCAACGACGAGCTCTACCTCAACGGGGCCAATGTGCTGCCACACAAATCCATCGCCGAGTCCGTGCCAGAGCCACGCATCATCATGTAG
- the IP6K1 gene encoding inositol hexakisphosphate kinase 1 isoform X2 has translation MCVCQTMEVGKYGKNATRSGDRGVLLEPFIHQVGGHSSMMRYDDHTVCKPLITREQRFYESLPPEMKEFTPEYKGVVSVCFEGDSDGYINLVAYPYVENEAVEQDDLPERDQPRRKHSRRSLHRSSSGTEHKEEKPGLASDSTESIQEMKSPRVDLHIHSDVPFQMLDGNSGLSSEKISYNPWSLRCHKQQLSRMRSESKDRKLYKFLLLENVVHHFKLPCVLDLKMGTRQHGDDASEEKAARQMKKCEQSTSATLGVRVCGMQVYQLDTGHYLCRNKYYGRGLSIEGFRNALYQYLHNGIELRKDLFEPVLAKLRSLKAVLERQASYRFYSSSLLIIYDGKDSRAGPLAERRPEARLKGSVPESLQDGGGGSEPGSAQPKVDVRMIDFAHSTFKGFRDDPTVHDGPDMGYVFGLESLINIMEQMREENQ, from the exons ATGTGTGTTTGTCAAACCATGGAAGTGGGCAAGTATGGCAAGAATGCCACTCGATCTGGAGACCGGGGGGTCCTGCTGGAGCCTTTCATTCACCAGGTGGGCGGGCACAGCAGCATGATGCGCTACGACGACCACACTGTCTGCAAGCCCCTCATCACCAGGGAGCAGCGCTTCTACGAGTCCCTGCCCCCAGAAATGAAGGAGTTCACACCCGAGTACAAAG GTGTGGTATCTGTCTGTTTTGAGGGAGACAGTGATGGCTACATTAACCTGGTGGCCTATCCCTATGTGGAGAACGAGGCTGTGGAGCAGGATGATCTGCCAGAGAGGGACCAGCCGCGGCGCAAGCACTCGCGCCGGAGCCTTCACAGGTCAAGCAGCGGCACCGAGCACAAGGAGGAGAAGCCTGGCCTGGCCAGTGACAGCACTGAAAG catccaggaAATGAAGAGTCCCAGGGTGGACTTGCACATCCACTCAGATGTTCCATTTCAGATGTTGGATGGGAACAGCGGCCTGAGCTCCGAGAAGATCAGCTACAACCCCTGGAGCCTGCGCTgccacaagcagcagctgagccgCATGCGCTCCGAGTCCAAGGACCGCAAGCTCTACA AGTTCCTGTTGCTGGAGAACGTGGTGCATCACTTCAAACTTCCCTGTGTGCTTGATCTGAAGATGGGGACCAGACAGCATGGAGATGATGCCTCTGAGGAGAAGGCTGCTCGGCAGATGAAGAAGTGTGAACAGAGCACTTCTGCCACCTTGGGTGTGCGTGTGTGTGGGATGCAG GTCTATCAGCTGGACACAGGGCATTACTTGTGCAGGAATAAATACTATGGGCGCGGCCTTTCCATCGAAGGCTTCCGCAACGCCCTCTACCAGTATCTGCACAACGGCATCGAGCTGCGCAAGGACCTCTTTGAGCCTGTCCTGGCCAAACTGCGCAGCCTGAAGGCGGTTTTGGAGAGACAGGCCTCCTACCGCTTCTACTCCAGCTCGCTGCTGATCATCTACGACGGCAAGGACAGCCGGGCGGGGCCGCTGGCGGAGCGCCGGCCGGAGGCGCGCCTGAAGGGCTCCGTCCCCGAGAGCCTCCAGGACGGCGGCGGCGGCTCGGAGCCCGGCTCGGCACAGCCCAAGGTGGACGTGCGCATGATTGACTTTGCACACAGCACCTTCAAAGGCTTCCGCGACGACCCCACCGTGCACGACGGGCCCGACATGGGCTACGTGTTCGGGCTGGAAAGCCTCATCAACATCATGGAACAGATGCGGGAGGAAAACCAGTAG
- the IP6K1 gene encoding inositol hexakisphosphate kinase 1 isoform X1 → MCVCQTMEVGKYGKNATRSGDRGVLLEPFIHQVGGHSSMMRYDDHTVCKPLITREQRFYESLPPEMKEFTPEYKGVVSVCFEGDSDGYINLVAYPYVENEAVEQDDLPERDQPRRKHSRRSLHRSSSGTEHKEEKPGLASDSTESSIQEMKSPRVDLHIHSDVPFQMLDGNSGLSSEKISYNPWSLRCHKQQLSRMRSESKDRKLYKFLLLENVVHHFKLPCVLDLKMGTRQHGDDASEEKAARQMKKCEQSTSATLGVRVCGMQVYQLDTGHYLCRNKYYGRGLSIEGFRNALYQYLHNGIELRKDLFEPVLAKLRSLKAVLERQASYRFYSSSLLIIYDGKDSRAGPLAERRPEARLKGSVPESLQDGGGGSEPGSAQPKVDVRMIDFAHSTFKGFRDDPTVHDGPDMGYVFGLESLINIMEQMREENQ, encoded by the exons ATGTGTGTTTGTCAAACCATGGAAGTGGGCAAGTATGGCAAGAATGCCACTCGATCTGGAGACCGGGGGGTCCTGCTGGAGCCTTTCATTCACCAGGTGGGCGGGCACAGCAGCATGATGCGCTACGACGACCACACTGTCTGCAAGCCCCTCATCACCAGGGAGCAGCGCTTCTACGAGTCCCTGCCCCCAGAAATGAAGGAGTTCACACCCGAGTACAAAG GTGTGGTATCTGTCTGTTTTGAGGGAGACAGTGATGGCTACATTAACCTGGTGGCCTATCCCTATGTGGAGAACGAGGCTGTGGAGCAGGATGATCTGCCAGAGAGGGACCAGCCGCGGCGCAAGCACTCGCGCCGGAGCCTTCACAGGTCAAGCAGCGGCACCGAGCACAAGGAGGAGAAGCCTGGCCTGGCCAGTGACAGCACTGAAAG cagcatccaggaAATGAAGAGTCCCAGGGTGGACTTGCACATCCACTCAGATGTTCCATTTCAGATGTTGGATGGGAACAGCGGCCTGAGCTCCGAGAAGATCAGCTACAACCCCTGGAGCCTGCGCTgccacaagcagcagctgagccgCATGCGCTCCGAGTCCAAGGACCGCAAGCTCTACA AGTTCCTGTTGCTGGAGAACGTGGTGCATCACTTCAAACTTCCCTGTGTGCTTGATCTGAAGATGGGGACCAGACAGCATGGAGATGATGCCTCTGAGGAGAAGGCTGCTCGGCAGATGAAGAAGTGTGAACAGAGCACTTCTGCCACCTTGGGTGTGCGTGTGTGTGGGATGCAG GTCTATCAGCTGGACACAGGGCATTACTTGTGCAGGAATAAATACTATGGGCGCGGCCTTTCCATCGAAGGCTTCCGCAACGCCCTCTACCAGTATCTGCACAACGGCATCGAGCTGCGCAAGGACCTCTTTGAGCCTGTCCTGGCCAAACTGCGCAGCCTGAAGGCGGTTTTGGAGAGACAGGCCTCCTACCGCTTCTACTCCAGCTCGCTGCTGATCATCTACGACGGCAAGGACAGCCGGGCGGGGCCGCTGGCGGAGCGCCGGCCGGAGGCGCGCCTGAAGGGCTCCGTCCCCGAGAGCCTCCAGGACGGCGGCGGCGGCTCGGAGCCCGGCTCGGCACAGCCCAAGGTGGACGTGCGCATGATTGACTTTGCACACAGCACCTTCAAAGGCTTCCGCGACGACCCCACCGTGCACGACGGGCCCGACATGGGCTACGTGTTCGGGCTGGAAAGCCTCATCAACATCATGGAACAGATGCGGGAGGAAAACCAGTAG